A single window of Salmo salar chromosome ssa21, Ssal_v3.1, whole genome shotgun sequence DNA harbors:
- the gulp1a gene encoding PTB domain-containing engulfment adapter protein 1 isoform X2 gives MNRAFNRKKDKSWMHTPEALAKHYIPYNAKFLGNTEVDQPKGTEIVKDAVRKLKFQRHIKKSEGQKTPKVELQISIYGVKILDPKTKDVQYNCQLHRISFCADDKTDKRIFTFICKDSESNKHLCYVFDSEKCAEEITLTIGQAFDLAYKKFLESGGKDVETRKQIGTLQKRIQELETENSELKKQLSDLEEQLMIAPVPPAGSISLKPQTSTDVFDMVPFSAVTPLVPIPASNGTPPPPPTTSPSDMSKDLFGAAPFDPFTCGQADFPPDIQSKLDEIQEGFKMGLTLEGTVFSPDPLDSRC, from the exons ATGAACCGGGCCTTTAACAGGAAAAAAG ATAAATCCTGGATGCACACTCCAGAAGCTCTGGCAAAGCATTACATACCCTACAATGCCAAG TTTCTTGGAAACACAGAAGTTGATCAACCGAAAGGCACAGAGATTGTTAAAGATGCAGTTAGAAAGTTAAAG TTTCAAAGGCATATCAAGAAGTCAGAGGGACAGAAGACCCCGAAAGTGGAATTGCAAATATCAATTTATGGAGTAAAGATCTTAGATCCCAAGACAAAA GATGTCCAATATAACTGCCAGTTGCATAGGATATCCTTCTGTGCAGATGACAAGACGGATAAAAGGATATTCACCTTCATCTGTAAAGACTCAGAGTCAAACAAACACCTCTGCTACGTGTTTGACAGCGAGAAATGT GCAGAGGAGATAACACTCACTATTGGCCAGGCATTCGACTTGGCCTACAAGAAGTTCCTTGAGTCTGGTGGAAAAGATGTGGAGACACGGAAACAGATAGGAACCTTACAGAAAAGA ATTCAAGAACTGGAAACTGAAAATTCTGAGCTAAAGAAGCAGCTTTCGGATCTGGAGGAGCAGTTGATGATTGCTCCTGTACCACCA GCTGGCAGCATCTCCTTGAAACCCCAGACATCCACAGATGTTTTTGACATGGTTCCCTTCTCTGCTGTCACACCCCTGGTGCCAATACCCGCAAGCAACGGCacaccccctccaccccctacaaCATCTCCTTCAGACATGA GTAAAGACCTTTTTGGTGCAGCACCTTTCGATCCGTTCACCTGTGGGCAAGCCGACTTCCCCCCGGACATCCAGTCCAAGCTGGACGAGATACAG
- the gulp1a gene encoding PTB domain-containing engulfment adapter protein 1 isoform X3: protein MFSHCFLFADCFLGMRDYLFLGVKVEYWQIHRRDHKDARFSSMNRAFNRKKDKSWMHTPEALAKHYIPYNAKFLGNTEVDQPKGTEIVKDAVRKLKFQRHIKKSEGQKTPKVELQISIYGVKILDPKTKDVQYNCQLHRISFCADDKTDKRIFTFICKDSESNKHLCYVFDSEKCAEEITLTIGQAFDLAYKKFLESGGKDVETRKQIGTLQKRIQELETENSELKKQLSDLEEQLMIAPVPPLLHINSTNEAYMLSRPSSLFWCHNLTSFSCLEISSVTLTPMSSPESNLSAGLLTPPPAKSALLPKTADGCSVPRPRAGSISLKPQTSTDVFDMVPFSAVTPLVPIPASNGTPPPPPTTSPSDMSKDLFGAAPFDPFTCGQADFPPDIQSKLDEIQEGFKMGLTLEGTVFSPDPLDSRC from the exons ATGTTTTCACACTGCTTTTTGTTTGCGGATTGCTTTTTGGGCATGAGAGATTACTTGTTCCTTGGGGTCAAA GTGGAGTATTGGCAAATACACAGAAGGGACCACAAAGACGCAAGGTTTTCCAGTATGAACCGGGCCTTTAACAGGAAAAAAG ATAAATCCTGGATGCACACTCCAGAAGCTCTGGCAAAGCATTACATACCCTACAATGCCAAG TTTCTTGGAAACACAGAAGTTGATCAACCGAAAGGCACAGAGATTGTTAAAGATGCAGTTAGAAAGTTAAAG TTTCAAAGGCATATCAAGAAGTCAGAGGGACAGAAGACCCCGAAAGTGGAATTGCAAATATCAATTTATGGAGTAAAGATCTTAGATCCCAAGACAAAA GATGTCCAATATAACTGCCAGTTGCATAGGATATCCTTCTGTGCAGATGACAAGACGGATAAAAGGATATTCACCTTCATCTGTAAAGACTCAGAGTCAAACAAACACCTCTGCTACGTGTTTGACAGCGAGAAATGT GCAGAGGAGATAACACTCACTATTGGCCAGGCATTCGACTTGGCCTACAAGAAGTTCCTTGAGTCTGGTGGAAAAGATGTGGAGACACGGAAACAGATAGGAACCTTACAGAAAAGA ATTCAAGAACTGGAAACTGAAAATTCTGAGCTAAAGAAGCAGCTTTCGGATCTGGAGGAGCAGTTGATGATTGCTCCTGTACCACCA CTGCTGCACATAAACTCTACTAACGAGGCCTACATGCTCTCAAGGCCCTCCTCGCTCTTCTGGTGTCATAATCTGACGTCCTTCTCGTGTCTTGAGATCTCCTCGGTCACACTCACCCCTATGAGCTCGCCAGAGTCCAACCTCTCGGCAGGGCTACTAACCCCTCCTCCGGCTAAATCCGCTCTCCTTCCAAAGACTGCCGACGGATGCAGCGTCCCCCGACCCCGC GCTGGCAGCATCTCCTTGAAACCCCAGACATCCACAGATGTTTTTGACATGGTTCCCTTCTCTGCTGTCACACCCCTGGTGCCAATACCCGCAAGCAACGGCacaccccctccaccccctacaaCATCTCCTTCAGACATGA GTAAAGACCTTTTTGGTGCAGCACCTTTCGATCCGTTCACCTGTGGGCAAGCCGACTTCCCCCCGGACATCCAGTCCAAGCTGGACGAGATACAG
- the gulp1a gene encoding PTB domain-containing engulfment adapter protein 1 isoform X1 → MFSHCFLFADCFLGMRDYLFLGVKVEYWQIHRRDHKDARFSSMNRAFNRKKDKSWMHTPEALAKHYIPYNAKFLGNTEVDQPKGTEIVKDAVRKLKFQRHIKKSEGQKTPKVELQISIYGVKILDPKTKDVQYNCQLHRISFCADDKTDKRIFTFICKDSESNKHLCYVFDSEKCAEEITLTIGQAFDLAYKKFLESGGKDVETRKQIGTLQKRIQELETENSELKKQLSDLEEQLMIAPVPPAGSISLKPQTSTDVFDMVPFSAVTPLVPIPASNGTPPPPPTTSPSDMSKDLFGAAPFDPFTCGQADFPPDIQSKLDEIQEGFKMGLTLEGTVFSPDPLDSRC, encoded by the exons ATGTTTTCACACTGCTTTTTGTTTGCGGATTGCTTTTTGGGCATGAGAGATTACTTGTTCCTTGGGGTCAAA GTGGAGTATTGGCAAATACACAGAAGGGACCACAAAGACGCAAGGTTTTCCAGTATGAACCGGGCCTTTAACAGGAAAAAAG ATAAATCCTGGATGCACACTCCAGAAGCTCTGGCAAAGCATTACATACCCTACAATGCCAAG TTTCTTGGAAACACAGAAGTTGATCAACCGAAAGGCACAGAGATTGTTAAAGATGCAGTTAGAAAGTTAAAG TTTCAAAGGCATATCAAGAAGTCAGAGGGACAGAAGACCCCGAAAGTGGAATTGCAAATATCAATTTATGGAGTAAAGATCTTAGATCCCAAGACAAAA GATGTCCAATATAACTGCCAGTTGCATAGGATATCCTTCTGTGCAGATGACAAGACGGATAAAAGGATATTCACCTTCATCTGTAAAGACTCAGAGTCAAACAAACACCTCTGCTACGTGTTTGACAGCGAGAAATGT GCAGAGGAGATAACACTCACTATTGGCCAGGCATTCGACTTGGCCTACAAGAAGTTCCTTGAGTCTGGTGGAAAAGATGTGGAGACACGGAAACAGATAGGAACCTTACAGAAAAGA ATTCAAGAACTGGAAACTGAAAATTCTGAGCTAAAGAAGCAGCTTTCGGATCTGGAGGAGCAGTTGATGATTGCTCCTGTACCACCA GCTGGCAGCATCTCCTTGAAACCCCAGACATCCACAGATGTTTTTGACATGGTTCCCTTCTCTGCTGTCACACCCCTGGTGCCAATACCCGCAAGCAACGGCacaccccctccaccccctacaaCATCTCCTTCAGACATGA GTAAAGACCTTTTTGGTGCAGCACCTTTCGATCCGTTCACCTGTGGGCAAGCCGACTTCCCCCCGGACATCCAGTCCAAGCTGGACGAGATACAG